One genomic region from Dermacentor variabilis isolate Ectoservices chromosome 6, ASM5094787v1, whole genome shotgun sequence encodes:
- the LOC142584390 gene encoding uncharacterized protein LOC142584390, with product MNRKGVKRQGADISFESGGSRIKQAREDERQRGASKEVDIYNSDVEEAALVQDTTPIQKESQADMLSNAEKIFEELLSQLHQQTTLEETCLINIREALERDVAEPVEEFLLSAKRYFENKRKTVFELVSEINGALQGIAEIDKMREDTKETMTAAWNALA from the exons ATGAATCGGAAAGGTGTGAAAAGGCAAGGTGCTGACATTTCCTTCGAGTCCGGAGGAAGCAGAATCAAGCAAGCCCGCGAGGACGAGCGCCAACGAGGAGCAAGCAAGGAGGTCGATATCTACAactccgatgttgaagaggctGCGCTGGTTCAG GACACCACGCCTATTCAGAAGGAATCTCAAGCAGACATGTTGAGCAATGCTGAAAAGATCTTCGAGGAGCTTTTGAGCCAACTGCATCAGCAAACTACGCTGGAGGAAACATGCCTGATCAACATTCGGGAGGCACTAGAAAGAGAT GTCGCAGAGCCAGTGGAAGAGTTCTTGCTTAGTGCGAAGAGGTACTTCGAGAACAAGAGGAAGACAGTCTTCGAGCTGGTGTCTGAGATAAACGGTGCCCTCCAGGGCATCGCTGAAATCGACAAAATGAGAGAGGACACCAAAGAGACGATGACGGCAGCTTGGAACGCACTCGCCTGA